A window of the Archocentrus centrarchus isolate MPI-CPG fArcCen1 chromosome 9, fArcCen1, whole genome shotgun sequence genome harbors these coding sequences:
- the gal3st1a gene encoding galactosylceramide sulfotransferase gives MTGKQGRQWRSMCKGLILGTLLTSCMILVYCVSNPQVHFSVPEVPVPYSCAHRPSQFHPKLIKNSSEKYTAHPCVPKVDIMFLKTHKTASSTFLNILFRFGEKHRLKFAFPDSRNDFFYPSFFQRSQVKDYKPGMCFNIICNHMRFNAPEVAKLLPVDTSYITILRDPAELFESSFHYFGRLAPFTWKIPGDDKLTEFLLHPHEYFDPGGFNSYYLKNLLFFDFGLDNSLEVDDPQVEEGIKFISDRFQLVMLVEYFEESLILLKDALCWEMDDLLFFKLNARKGSTVSKLTPELRARALEWNAIDWKLYQHFNQTFWKKVDAYGRQRMAADVAELKKRNKEMASICIEGGHPVEAASIQETDMQPWQPIGEKSIMGYNLKKNLDKAHWKLCRKMLMPEIQYLTELGVNLWITKLWGHVRDIINW, from the exons ATGACTGGCAAGCAAGGGAGACAGTGGCGGTCCATGTGCAAAGGCCTGATCCTGGGGACCCTTCTGACCAGCTGCATGATCCTAGTTTACTGTGTCTCCAACCCACAGGTCCACTTCAGCGTCCCTGA GGTTCCAGTGCCTTATTCCTGCGCCCACCGTCCATCTCAGTTCCACCCCAAACTAATCAAGAACAGTTCAGAAAAATACACCGCCCACCCCTGTGTTCCTAAAGTTGATATAATGTTTTTGAAGACCCACAAAACAGCCAGCAGCACCTTCCTCAACATCCTTTTCCGCTTTGGGGAGAAACACCGGCTCAAATTTGCCTTCCCTGACAGCAGAAATGACTTCTTCTATCCATCTTTTTTCCAGCGCTCCCAGGTTAAAGACTACAAACCTGGAATGTGTTTCAATATTATCTGTAATCACATGCGCTTCAATGCACCTGAAGTGGCCAAGTTGCTACCTGTGGACACATCCTACATCACCATCCTGCGAGACCCTGCAGAGCTTTTTGAATCCTCCTTCCACTACTTTGGCCGCCTGGCGCCTTTTACTTGGAAGATACCAGGTGATGACAAGCTGACTGAGTTCCTACTTCACCCCCATGAGTACTTTGATCCAGGAGGCTTCAACTCTTACTACCTCAAGAATCTACTGTTTTTTGACTTTGGACTGGACAACTCTCTGGAAGTGGATGATCCGCAAGTGGAAGAAGGAATCAAGTTCATTAGTGACCGTTTTCAGCTGGTTATGTTAGTGGAATACTTTGAGGAATCACTTATCCTGTTAAAGGATGCCCTCTGCTGGGAGATGGATGATTTGCTCTTCTTTAAGCTCAATGCCCGTAAGGGATCCACTGTGTCTAAACTTACTCCTGAGCTGAGGGCCAGGGCCCTTGAATGGAATGCTATTGACTGGAAGCTATACCAGCATTTCAATCAAACTTTCTGGAAGAAAGTAGATGCGTACGGGCGGCAGCGCATGGCTGCAGACGTGGCAGAGCTCAAGAAGAGGAACAAGGAGATGGCATCTATCTGCATTGAGGGGGGCCATCCTGTGGAAGCTGCCAGCATCCAAGAGACAGACATGCAGCCCTGGCAGCCAATTGGAGAAAAGTCTATCATGGGGTATAACTTAAAGAAGAATTTAGACAAAGCACATTGGAAGCTGTGTCGCAAGATGTTAATGCCTGAGATTCAATACTTAACAGAGCTTGGAGTGAACCTTTGGATCACCAAGCTGTGGGGCCATGTCCGAGATATCATTAACTGGTAA